One Dreissena polymorpha isolate Duluth1 chromosome 9, UMN_Dpol_1.0, whole genome shotgun sequence genomic window carries:
- the LOC127845442 gene encoding uncharacterized protein LOC127845442, whose product MRVTVFCECQRSSTELWKQAMQTNLLPLTIPDCRPVITSSINFCGVSKALETKYTVLRQKLLVDCLRIRMGTDQWEAMSQNDKQQKVMILDNQAVEQIQKGKIMPSLLGEGFHLQVTVTQMMGLCKHVFQNTVKGQQVIGSAKTKENLDQLLLTFCIDYQKFSGSVTPALVDLMSGQVTRAMQLVLKDSLVNYLVNVVHKHLFATITNCMKSNDSNLNKKNPNLVDTRLEHLHVRPE is encoded by the exons ATGAGAGTTACCGTGTTCTGTGAGTGTCAGAGGTCTTCAACAGAGCTGTGGAAACAG GCGATGCAAACAAATCTACTGCCCCTGACTATTCCAGACTGCCGACCAGTTATAACGAGTTCAATCAACTTCTGTGGGGTCAGCAAG GCTCTGGAGACAAAATACACTGTCTTACGACAGAAGCTATTGGTTGATTGCTTGCGAATTAGGATGGGAACTGACCAATGGGAGGCCATGTCTCAAAACGACAAGCAGCAAAAAGTGATGATCCTGGATAATCAAGCTGTGGAACAAATCCAAAAAG GCAAGATAATGCCATCTCTCTTAGGGGAGGGGTTTCACCTGCAAGTGACTGTCACCCAAATGATGGGGTTGTGTAAGCATGTCTTCCAAAACACGGTCAAGGGTCAGCAAGTCATAG GAAGTGCCAAAACCAAGGAGAATCTTGACCAGTTGTTGCTGACATTCTGCATAGACTATCAGAAGTTCTCGGGATCTGTCACTCCTGCACTTGTG GATTTGATGTCTGGTCAGGTGACGAGAGCCATGCAGTTAGTCCTGAAGGACAGTCTGGTG AACTACCTAGTGAACGTGGTCCACAAGCACCTGTTTGCTACCATCACCAACTGCATGAAGAGCAATGACTCAAATCTGAACAAGAAGAACCCTAACTTGGTGGACACGCGTCTAGAACACCTGCATGTACGCCCAGAGTAA